One Periplaneta americana isolate PAMFEO1 chromosome 8, P.americana_PAMFEO1_priV1, whole genome shotgun sequence genomic region harbors:
- the LOC138704673 gene encoding uncharacterized protein, whose product MAAFGSAVKKPGHGLALHPTTQLFVRVRDGYSQTLQTYVELDENNLSFFGQGNGNIGDFDQVDRFQSGFFLVKGFDAWNMRRCNWSVIVQVVPEYVSMDTANLTSTMKTHIK is encoded by the exons ATGGCTGCTTTTGGATCTGCCGTTAAAAAACCTG GTCACGGCTTAGCACTCCACCCTACAACACAACTCTTTGTACGCGTAAGGGATGGGTACAGCCAGACACTGCAAACTTACGTGGAGTTGGATGAAAACAATCTCTCGTTCTTCGGACAAGGGAATGGAAACATAGGCGACTTTGATCAGGTGGACCGTTTCCAGTCCGGATTCTTTTTAGTAAAGGGATTCGACGCCTGGAATATGAGGCGCTGCAATTGGTCTGTGATCGTGCAAG TTGTGCCTGAATATGTCTCCATGGACACCGCAAACCTGACTTCAACTATGAAGACGCACATAAAATAA